The window GTTATATGAAGTCATTAAAATCACATGATTGGCGATCTAGCATTTCAATTGAAGGTTTACTAATGAAATTTGCAACATTTTTTACCATTATTGCAGCGGATATTATCGATCAGCTGGCTCCTTTAATGAACATCACAATTCCAATTAATGTCGCTTTTTGGTGGACGATTATGATTACGTTATATGAATTAGGTAGCATTCTAGAAAACATTAGTCAGATGGGTGTCAATATTGGTTTTTTAAAGAATTATCTAGGTGTTTTAAATAAACAAGCAGATATTAACGGAAAGGAGAAAAAGAAATGAGTAAAGTGGTTAATTTTTTAGCTGAAATTAAAGCTGGCGCAATACTAGGTTGGCATCAATATAAGATATTACCAAGTATTACAGCTTCCCAAGCCGCATTAGAAAGTGCTTGGGGAACCAGTCAGTTATCTTTAGCGCCGAATTATAATTTATTTGGGATTAAAGGGAGTTACAATGGAGCATCAGTGGAATTTCCAACCTGGGAAGTCATAAATGGTCAAAATGTAACGGTTCAGGCAACTTTTAGAAAATACCCTAATTGGGCAACGAGTGTCACTGATCATGGGCGTTTCTTTCATGAAAATAGTCGTTATTCAGGAGTCCTTGGGTTAACTGATTTTGTTCAGCAAGCTCGAGCAATTAAAGCAGCAGGCTACGCAACAGATCCGTTATATGCAGATAAATTAATTGCAACAATTGAAGCTAATAATTTAGCTAGCTGGGATAATGAAGTGCTATCAAATCAAGGGAGCGCATCTACTCCAACTAACACAACTTATATTGTTCAATCAGGAGATAATCTAAGTAGCATTGCGCAACAATTTGGAACGACAGTTGCTGCATTAATTGCTGAAAATAGTTTGGCGAACCCTAATTTGATTCATCCAGGGCAAGTTATTCAGTTAAATAGAAGCACTGGATCTAGAATCTATCTAGTCAAAAGTGGGGATGTTTTATCTGTAGTTGCTAAAAAATTAGGAGTTCCTATGGATGTACTGATTCAGAAGAATAAAATTCAAAATGCAAATTTAATTTATCCAGGGCAACAATTAAATTACTAAATAATTTAGAACAGTGAAACAAAATCAAATGTTTCACTGTTTTTTTATTTTATGTAAATTTAATGAATTCTAGTGAAAGAATATCAAATCTTACGCTTTTATGTTAAAATGATAAAAGAATTTAAAAAGGATGGAGAATGAAAATAATGGATGTGCATAAAGCTGATATCGTCATAAGTGCTGTTTCACCAGCTCAATATCCTGGCACTAGACTTCCTGAGATTGCTTTAGCAGGTCGCTCAAACGTAGGGAAATCTTCCTTCATTAATCGTATGATTAATCGTAAAGGACTGGCTAGAACGTCAAGTAAGCCTGGAAAAACACAAACTTTGAATTTTTATATTATAGAAGAAAAATTTTATTTTGTTGATGTTCCTGGATATGGATACGCAAAAGTTTCAAAAACAGAGCGAGCTAAATGGGGACAAATGTTAGAAACCTATTTAACCCAAAGAGATACATTAAAGGCTGTTTTATCAGTAGTTGATTTAAGACATGCCCCAAGTAAAGAAGATGTTCAAATGTATGAATTTTTAAAATATTATGAATTGCCAATTATTGTTGTTGCAACGAAGGCTGATAAAATTCCTCGTAGTAAATGGAATAAACATATCAAGCTAGTGAAAGACACCTTGAATTTTGATCCTAAGGATGAGTTTATTTTATTCTCATCAGAAACTGGTGAAGGTAAAGATGAAGCTTGGCAAATTATTGAAAAATACTTAGACTTAAAAAACTAAGTGGCGATGACTAGTAAAACACTATAAAGTAAGTTGAACTAGTTAAGAAAAACAATTAAGATTTTTCTTAGTTGTTTTTTTGCTTGATTTTATTTGCTTCAATTAGTTAATGATAAAATAGTAATTAGTGAAGGAAGGGTACTATTGAAAATTTTATTGTATGGTGTGAGTCACCAAACGACCCCCATTGAAATACGCGAACGTTACACCATTAAAGATGAAGATGTACCACAACAATTAAATGAAATTAAACAATTTACTGGTGTTTCTGAGGTAGTTATTTTAACTACGTGCAATCGGACGGAATACTATTTATATATTGATCAAACAGAATTTATGCATGGGGACATGTTACGCTATATTGGTGAATACACGGGCTACGATGTTTCAGACGTTATTGCTACAAGTTATGGGAAGTCTAATAGTGATGTTGCACAGCACTTATTTAAAGTAGCAACTGGGCTAGATTCATTAATGGTGGGTGAAACCCAGATTCTTAGTCAAGTTAAAAATGCGTTTGAAGTAGCTCATACCGAGAAAGCAGTTGGCCCAATTTTAAGCTCACTTTTTAATAAGGCTATTTCTTTTTCTAAAAAAGTGCATACAAAAACGACTCTTGACCAAAATTCTTTTAATCCAAGTACAGCAGCTATTCAGTTGTTGAAAGAGGAATGGGGGGATTTTAAAGCCAAACGGGTTTTGCTAATTGGTGCTGGAAAAATGATTCGTTTAGCGGCTAGATCATTGTTGCAAAATGATGCAGAGCATATTACCGTAGTTTCTAGAAATAGTATTCGAGCAGAACATTTTGCTCATGAATTAAATGAGTGGGCGCAAGACGAATATCATCCAGAAAAGCTAAAACGCTATGTCTACTCAGCAGATATGGATAATTTATCACGAGTTTTAGCAGGTTCAGATGCAGTGATTGTGGCAACAAAATCTTCTGATTATATCATTACATCAGAAAGTATTATTGGAATGCAAGATATTCGCAATGGTGTAGTGAAAGAGCTACTTTTAATGGATTTAGCAATTCCACGTAATGTTGATCCTGATTTGAGCTTGATTCAAGGACTTCGTATTTTTGATATGGATCAAATTGGAATTCAAATTGATCAATTTAGAGAAGAACGTGAAAAGATTGTGAAGCAAATTTTAGCTGAAATTGATGAAGCTGTGTTACGTTTTAATTCTTGGTATCAAGAACGCCGTGCTGTGCCTTATATTTATCAATTACGCAAAGGATCGATGGATATTCGCGAACGAACAATGGATAGTTTAGCAAAGAAATTACCTGAATTGAATGAACGTGAAGCTCGTATTATTGATAAGCACATGCAAAGTATTGTTAATCAGTTAATTAAACATCCGATTCAATCGATGAAAGAATTGGCAAGAATGAATCCAAGTAAAGATATGAATGATGCTTTAGAAGTATTTGCTCGTTCGGTAGGGATTGATTTAGAAGTTAAGTGTGAGATTCCAACTGAAGATATTTCAATTGTAGTTGAACAGGAGGAAGAGTTATGAGGGAAACAAAAAAATCAGAACAAGTTTTTGCAGAAGCTTTAAATTTAATGCCGGGGGGAGTTAATAGTCCAGTTCGAGCGTTTAAATCAGTAGATGTGCCTCCAATTGTAAT is drawn from Carnobacterium gallinarum DSM 4847 and contains these coding sequences:
- the hemA gene encoding glutamyl-tRNA reductase → MKILLYGVSHQTTPIEIRERYTIKDEDVPQQLNEIKQFTGVSEVVILTTCNRTEYYLYIDQTEFMHGDMLRYIGEYTGYDVSDVIATSYGKSNSDVAQHLFKVATGLDSLMVGETQILSQVKNAFEVAHTEKAVGPILSSLFNKAISFSKKVHTKTTLDQNSFNPSTAAIQLLKEEWGDFKAKRVLLIGAGKMIRLAARSLLQNDAEHITVVSRNSIRAEHFAHELNEWAQDEYHPEKLKRYVYSADMDNLSRVLAGSDAVIVATKSSDYIITSESIIGMQDIRNGVVKELLLMDLAIPRNVDPDLSLIQGLRIFDMDQIGIQIDQFREEREKIVKQILAEIDEAVLRFNSWYQERRAVPYIYQLRKGSMDIRERTMDSLAKKLPELNEREARIIDKHMQSIVNQLIKHPIQSMKELARMNPSKDMNDALEVFARSVGIDLEVKCEIPTEDISIVVEQEEEL
- a CDS encoding phage holin family protein yields the protein MDLINLIFHTIFGGGSTVLSLYMTALIIDVITGYMKSLKSHDWRSSISIEGLLMKFATFFTIIAADIIDQLAPLMNITIPINVAFWWTIMITLYELGSILENISQMGVNIGFLKNYLGVLNKQADINGKEKKK
- the yihA gene encoding ribosome biogenesis GTP-binding protein YihA/YsxC; the encoded protein is MDVHKADIVISAVSPAQYPGTRLPEIALAGRSNVGKSSFINRMINRKGLARTSSKPGKTQTLNFYIIEEKFYFVDVPGYGYAKVSKTERAKWGQMLETYLTQRDTLKAVLSVVDLRHAPSKEDVQMYEFLKYYELPIIVVATKADKIPRSKWNKHIKLVKDTLNFDPKDEFILFSSETGEGKDEAWQIIEKYLDLKN
- a CDS encoding glucosaminidase domain-containing protein produces the protein MSKVVNFLAEIKAGAILGWHQYKILPSITASQAALESAWGTSQLSLAPNYNLFGIKGSYNGASVEFPTWEVINGQNVTVQATFRKYPNWATSVTDHGRFFHENSRYSGVLGLTDFVQQARAIKAAGYATDPLYADKLIATIEANNLASWDNEVLSNQGSASTPTNTTYIVQSGDNLSSIAQQFGTTVAALIAENSLANPNLIHPGQVIQLNRSTGSRIYLVKSGDVLSVVAKKLGVPMDVLIQKNKIQNANLIYPGQQLNY